The following are from one region of the Ischnura elegans chromosome 12, ioIscEleg1.1, whole genome shotgun sequence genome:
- the LOC124169646 gene encoding trypsin-1-like, with product MFRYLLLCCLVVCALGRAPKLVRPRFSGKIVGGETADIEDYPYQLVLRRGGYFECGASIVSETMAITAAHCTDGASADELSVRAGSSEVNSGGSIHQVTKIHQHPGFDIGVLDGDISILEVNPPFQFGTGVQPIALPASDMDVAVGSNADVSGWGTTTEGGSLPDHLRHVIVKVVDQNECNQAYGSITDNMICAGAPGKDSCQGDSGGPLVEDGKLVGIVSFGYGCAEPGYPGVYTRVTALRDWIKQEVGL from the exons ATGTTCCGCTACTTGCTTCTCTGCTGCCTGGTGGTGTGTGCTCTAG GGCGCGCTCCCAAATTGGTGCGTCCGAGATTCAGTGGAAAAATCGTGGGTGGAGAGACAGCAGACATCGAAGACTACCCATACCAG CTGGTCCTTCGCCGTGGCGGATACTTCGAGTGTGGAGCATCTATTGTCAGTGAGACCATGGCCATTACTGCTGCCCACTGTACCGATGG GGCCTCTGCTGACGAACTCTCCGTGAGGGCCGGAAGCTCCGAAGTAAACTCTGGAGGAAGCATCCACCAGGTCACTAAGATCCACCAACACCCTGGATTCGATATCGGCGTTCTTGATGGAGACATTTCGATCCTGGAG GTGAACCCACCATTCCAGTTCGGCACAGGAGTACAACCCATTGCTCTTCCAGCCAGCGACATGGACGTGGCTGTTGGATCAAACGCCGATGTTTCTGGATGGGGAACAACCACG GAGGGAGGAAGCCTACCCGATCATCTCAGACATGTCATCGTCAAAGTTGTTGATCAGAATGAGTGTAACCAGGCCTATGGATCCATCACAGACAACATGATCTGCGCCGGTGCCCCAGGAAAGGACTCCTGCCAG GGAGACTCTGGTGGCCCACTTGTTGAAGACGGAAAACTCGTCGGAATCGTCTCCTTCGGTTACGGCTGTGCTGAGCCCGGATACCCAGGCGTCTACACCAGGGTGACCGCTCTCCGTGACTGGATTAAGCAGGAAGTCGGCCTGTAG